One genomic window of Methanosalsum zhilinae DSM 4017 includes the following:
- a CDS encoding acetolactate synthase large subunit, translated as MKGSELFVRCLENEGVEYIFGIPGEETLDLMESLSRSEIRFIVTRHEQSAAFMANMYGRMTHAPGVCLATLGPGATNLMTGIADAHLDRAPMVAITGQGGLDRIHKESHQYIDIVSTFKSVTSWNKSIVRADFIPEIVSKAFDTAVNVPGAVHIELPEDIAADNSGKKALLKRAYSHITTHDETELEKAAQMIEDASMPLILAGNGIARLEAAEKLQDFVVGTGIPVVTTFMGKGVISSEDEHYLGSMGIPDRDHIMCGFDMADLVICIGFDPVEYSPAFWNPAGSKTIIHIHHNHPDIVESYIPATSLVGDIKDSLEHLQSHCKFKKDIPEEFRRIRVRMINELTDFRENLSFPVKPQKILWDIRQCLPDDGILISDVGAHKLWIGRLFPALRHNTVFMSNGLASMGFALPAAIAASIVEPEKSIIAVAGDGGFLMNVQELETAVRLGCSFVVIIFNDSQYGVIAWHEMKKFNQATGTDFTNPDFVKLAESFGARGVKISNTDELQYKIRQALEMGGVWVIDVEVDYSENIKLTRKLENSSCEIFE; from the coding sequence AAGGTCTGAGATCAGGTTTATTGTTACAAGACATGAACAATCAGCTGCATTTATGGCAAATATGTACGGCAGAATGACCCACGCACCAGGAGTATGCCTTGCAACTCTGGGACCCGGAGCCACCAATTTAATGACTGGTATAGCCGATGCCCATCTAGACCGGGCCCCTATGGTAGCGATAACCGGACAGGGAGGACTGGATCGAATCCATAAAGAGTCACATCAGTATATCGACATAGTAAGCACATTCAAATCGGTGACCAGCTGGAATAAAAGTATTGTACGTGCAGATTTCATACCTGAAATAGTTTCAAAGGCGTTTGATACTGCAGTAAATGTTCCTGGAGCAGTACACATCGAGTTGCCCGAAGATATTGCAGCTGATAATTCTGGAAAAAAAGCCCTGTTGAAAAGGGCTTATTCGCATATCACCACTCATGATGAAACCGAACTGGAAAAAGCAGCGCAAATGATTGAAGATGCTTCCATGCCTCTCATCCTTGCAGGTAATGGGATAGCAAGGCTAGAAGCAGCAGAGAAACTGCAGGATTTTGTTGTGGGCACAGGTATTCCTGTTGTAACAACTTTCATGGGTAAAGGTGTAATCTCTTCAGAAGATGAGCACTATCTTGGATCTATGGGTATACCTGACCGTGATCATATTATGTGTGGTTTTGATATGGCAGATCTTGTGATATGCATAGGATTTGATCCTGTAGAATACAGTCCTGCTTTCTGGAACCCGGCAGGTTCTAAGACTATAATCCATATTCATCACAATCATCCGGATATTGTTGAAAGCTACATTCCTGCTACATCCCTGGTAGGTGATATTAAAGATTCACTTGAGCACCTCCAATCCCACTGTAAATTTAAAAAAGATATCCCAGAGGAGTTTCGCAGAATTAGGGTCAGAATGATAAATGAACTGACTGATTTCAGGGAAAACCTTTCATTTCCGGTAAAACCCCAGAAGATCCTCTGGGATATACGCCAATGTCTCCCTGATGATGGTATACTTATCAGTGATGTAGGTGCACATAAATTGTGGATTGGAAGGCTGTTTCCTGCACTCAGACACAATACGGTCTTTATGTCAAATGGTCTTGCTTCAATGGGTTTTGCACTCCCTGCAGCTATTGCTGCAAGCATTGTTGAACCTGAAAAGAGTATCATTGCAGTTGCAGGAGATGGTGGTTTTCTGATGAATGTCCAGGAGCTTGAAACTGCTGTTAGACTTGGATGCAGTTTTGTGGTGATTATATTCAATGATTCCCAGTATGGTGTCATTGCATGGCATGAGATGAAAAAATTCAATCAGGCAACAGGAACTGATTTTACAAATCCTGATTTTGTAAAGCTTGCAGAAAGTTTTGGTGCCAGAGGGGTAAAGATCAGCAATACTGATGAACTTCAATATAAGATCAGGCAGGCACTTGAAATGGGTGGTGTATGGGTAATTGATGTAGAGGTTGATTATTCAGAGAATATCAAACTTACCCGGAAGCTGGAAAACAGTTCATGTGAGATATTTGAATAA
- a CDS encoding DUF1284 domain-containing protein has product MKRKLIIRAHHLMCIQRFEGYGYTEEFVENMQYIVDMINKNPDIQITIVTECDDICTFCPSNINGKCRGDLLDNHITYMDQQVLDKLKIPENTTLNANEIFQITGKYLPDSVAFEICDECIWKHICFKNISTHMQYK; this is encoded by the coding sequence ATGAAAAGAAAACTGATCATAAGAGCCCATCACCTGATGTGCATCCAGAGATTTGAAGGATACGGCTATACAGAAGAATTCGTAGAAAATATGCAGTATATTGTTGATATGATTAATAAGAACCCGGATATTCAAATCACAATTGTAACAGAATGTGATGATATATGCACCTTCTGTCCTTCCAATATTAATGGAAAATGCCGTGGAGACCTCCTTGATAATCACATAACATATATGGACCAGCAGGTACTGGATAAGTTAAAGATACCTGAGAACACTACGTTGAATGCTAATGAAATATTTCAGATAACAGGGAAATATCTACCAGACTCAGTTGCCTTTGAAATATGCGATGAATGCATATGGAAGCACATATGTTTCAAGAATATATCAACACATATGCAATATAAATAA
- a CDS encoding Glu/Leu/Phe/Val family dehydrogenase, which produces MSVENPFENSRKQLAKCAAILELDENVHEMLRHPMRELRVAIPVRMDDGSTKVFEGFRIQYNDARGPTKGGIRFHPEEDIDTVRALAAWMTWKCAVVDIPLGGGKGGVVCNPKEMSETEIERLSRQYISSISHIVGPRMDIPAPDVYTNPKIMGWMMDEYSKICGMNQPGIVTGKPITVGGSLGRGDATARGGLYTIREAAQKLGIDLSKSRIAIQGYGNAGYYAAKLAKEMFGSKIVAISDSRGGAMNMDGIDPEIARQHKMDTGSVANIPNTVPVSNEDLLELDVEVLIPAALEHVITEKNAYKVQAKIVAELANGPTTPAADEILHERGIHIIPDFLCNAGGVTVSYFEMVQNFYMYHWSELRVHTRLDRKMKDAYNAVYDAAEKYDIDMRTAAYVVAIERVVTAMKDRGWI; this is translated from the coding sequence ATGTCGGTAGAAAATCCGTTTGAAAATTCACGCAAACAGTTAGCAAAATGTGCAGCTATACTTGAACTCGATGAAAATGTACACGAGATGCTCAGACATCCCATGCGTGAGCTGCGTGTGGCAATTCCTGTACGTATGGATGATGGTTCAACAAAAGTGTTTGAGGGATTCAGGATACAGTATAATGATGCAAGAGGCCCTACAAAAGGAGGTATCAGATTCCATCCAGAAGAGGATATTGATACAGTAAGGGCACTTGCAGCCTGGATGACATGGAAATGCGCTGTTGTGGACATTCCACTTGGTGGTGGAAAAGGTGGAGTTGTGTGCAATCCCAAAGAAATGTCTGAAACTGAGATTGAACGTCTCAGCAGGCAATATATATCCAGTATTTCCCATATAGTGGGTCCGAGAATGGACATCCCTGCGCCAGATGTCTATACCAATCCCAAGATCATGGGATGGATGATGGATGAATATTCCAAGATATGCGGAATGAACCAGCCGGGCATTGTTACCGGTAAGCCAATTACAGTTGGAGGATCACTTGGCAGAGGGGATGCAACTGCCAGAGGAGGTCTCTATACCATACGTGAGGCAGCACAAAAACTTGGAATTGATCTATCAAAGTCCAGGATCGCTATTCAGGGATATGGGAATGCAGGCTACTATGCTGCAAAACTGGCAAAAGAGATGTTTGGATCAAAAATTGTAGCTATCAGTGATAGCAGAGGTGGTGCTATGAACATGGATGGAATTGATCCTGAAATTGCACGCCAGCACAAGATGGATACAGGCTCAGTTGCAAATATTCCAAACACTGTCCCAGTTTCTAACGAAGATCTTCTTGAACTTGATGTGGAAGTACTTATCCCTGCAGCACTGGAGCATGTCATTACAGAAAAGAATGCTTACAAAGTTCAGGCAAAGATTGTTGCAGAACTTGCCAATGGTCCAACGACCCCCGCTGCCGACGAGATACTGCATGAAAGAGGTATACATATAATCCCTGATTTCCTGTGTAATGCAGGTGGTGTGACAGTATCCTATTTCGAAATGGTCCAGAACTTTTACATGTATCACTGGAGTGAACTGAGGGTACATACACGTCTGGACAGAAAGATGAAGGACGCATACAATGCCGTCTATGATGCAGCTGAAAAATACGATATTGATATGAGGACCGCTGCCTATGTAGTTGCTATCGAACGTGTTGTAACAGCAATGAAAGATCGTGGATGGATTTGA
- a CDS encoding NAD(P)-binding domain-containing protein has translation MKIGIIGGTGSIGKGFALRWGQKHEIIVGSRDQKRAEDKAAEYKQILNDRGFDADIRGAVNREAALEAEVVVLAVKYSKVASIIEQIKPVLENQIVISVIVPMEKDRCTIIPDSGSIEIEATSREDYMADYFCYTTPPAGSAAQEVASMLPEGIELVSAFHNVPAAKLSNLDISLDYDIGVCGNYMHSKNIVFDLVKDIPNMRPVDVGPIETSSMVESLTPLVINIAIRNQKKDIGIKFVD, from the coding sequence ATGAAAATTGGAATAATAGGTGGCACTGGAAGTATAGGTAAGGGTTTTGCTCTTCGCTGGGGGCAGAAACATGAAATAATCGTTGGTTCAAGGGATCAGAAAAGAGCTGAAGACAAAGCAGCAGAATATAAACAAATTCTTAATGACCGTGGTTTTGATGCGGATATCAGAGGAGCTGTGAACCGTGAAGCTGCTTTAGAAGCTGAAGTTGTTGTTCTTGCTGTAAAATATAGCAAGGTAGCTTCTATTATTGAGCAGATAAAACCTGTTCTTGAAAACCAGATAGTTATATCTGTTATTGTACCGATGGAGAAAGACCGCTGTACGATTATTCCAGATTCAGGTTCCATAGAAATCGAAGCAACTTCAAGGGAAGATTATATGGCTGATTATTTCTGCTATACCACTCCTCCGGCTGGCAGTGCAGCACAGGAAGTCGCTTCCATGTTACCTGAGGGAATTGAACTGGTGTCTGCATTCCACAATGTTCCGGCAGCCAAACTATCAAATCTTGATATCAGTCTCGATTATGATATTGGCGTATGTGGCAACTATATGCACTCCAAAAATATTGTATTTGACCTGGTGAAGGATATCCCGAATATGAGACCGGTTGATGTAGGGCCAATTGAAACATCTTCTATGGTGGAGTCACTTACTCCACTTGTGATTAACATAGCTATCAGGAATCAAAAAAAGGATATTGGGATCAAATTTGTTGATTGA
- a CDS encoding PEP/pyruvate-binding domain-containing protein produces the protein MTRSSNPDVTVLNYAEKTKISTGILQLDEILHHLRLGDNVVWKVENLDDYRYFASKFIQEGIRSGYTCVYVRFAPHKPVLEKIEGLNIVTVDPGHGFDYFSSQVHRIIESYGKKVFYVFDNLSSLVDEWATDELVANFFKVTCPYLFELDTIGYFALTRGQHSHSAVAAIRDTTQVLIDYYHIKNRTYIHPLKIYARYSPSMFLPHLVSGRQWKPVFESGEAATISSRDREKVLRRGSLTTAPWDSVYTQLKMHYEMGNLQTHLDPEIIALKKELSRMIIGDHPKFNQLADTYFTLEDLLSIRDRMIGSGRIGGKAAGMLLSRKIIQNSKIENISDMIEPHDSFYIGSDVFFTFMINNGLFRLKLKLSDSSSMTMEEFKEVERRFLDGEFPYEIMEQFKDMLDYFGQAPIIIRSSSLQEDSYGNAFAGKYRSEFCANQGSPDERLKVFINAVKLVYASSLNPDALSYRRSRGLQYEDEQMAILVQRVSGTPYKEYFFPPLAGVTFSKNLFTWTKRIDPDKGVVRLVFGLGTRAVDRVGRDYPRMIAVSHPTLRPETGMKIMKYSQWDVDAIDLEKNKLITIPFHKLVEKCDYPNLKMFISLMRDGYIEDPSTGKISCSSEQMVLTFNNLIKKTSFVRNIANILETVESVYEQPVDIEFTASIEGSKDIRINIVQCRPMTIPGITSHISIPENVPQEDILFRSSMVINAGEVENIGYILYIDPESYEELNNLDIKRSIGRVVGRINKKLNEIGATFILMGPGRWGSSNIELGVNATYSEIDNTSVLVEIAREKAGHTPEVSYGTHFFQDLVENEIIYTPVYPDRKDSNFNYQFFRESKNYLPDILPDDSDFIDMVKLIDLKAESGGNYAVMIADQYEQRAMCYLKKVGRGSSLNQQI, from the coding sequence GTGACCAGATCCAGTAATCCAGATGTAACAGTCCTGAACTATGCAGAAAAAACTAAGATCAGTACCGGTATCCTTCAGCTTGATGAAATATTACACCATTTACGTCTTGGAGATAATGTAGTATGGAAAGTCGAAAATCTGGATGATTACAGGTATTTTGCCAGTAAGTTCATACAGGAGGGGATCAGATCAGGTTACACCTGTGTCTATGTAAGATTTGCACCGCACAAACCGGTTCTTGAAAAAATCGAAGGACTAAATATTGTAACAGTGGATCCTGGGCATGGATTTGATTATTTCAGCAGTCAGGTTCACAGAATAATAGAGTCATATGGAAAAAAAGTATTCTATGTCTTTGATAATCTTTCATCACTTGTGGATGAATGGGCTACAGATGAATTGGTAGCCAATTTTTTTAAAGTGACATGCCCCTATCTATTCGAACTTGACACCATTGGATACTTTGCTCTTACAAGAGGACAGCACAGTCATTCAGCCGTTGCAGCAATCAGGGATACTACACAGGTGCTGATAGACTACTATCATATAAAAAACAGAACTTACATCCATCCGTTAAAAATATATGCCCGCTATTCTCCCAGCATGTTTCTTCCCCACCTTGTATCAGGCCGACAATGGAAGCCGGTGTTTGAAAGCGGAGAGGCTGCCACCATTTCATCCAGAGATCGTGAAAAAGTGCTTCGCAGAGGTAGCCTGACAACAGCACCGTGGGACAGTGTCTATACACAGTTAAAGATGCATTATGAAATGGGTAACCTGCAAACCCATCTTGATCCTGAGATAATAGCACTCAAAAAAGAGCTTTCCAGAATGATTATTGGAGATCATCCAAAATTCAATCAGCTTGCAGATACCTATTTTACACTTGAAGACCTGCTGAGTATACGGGACAGAATGATAGGATCAGGACGCATTGGCGGAAAAGCTGCAGGAATGCTTCTTTCTAGAAAAATAATCCAAAATAGTAAAATTGAGAATATATCAGATATGATTGAGCCGCATGACTCATTCTATATTGGTTCGGATGTTTTCTTTACATTCATGATCAATAATGGACTTTTTCGCCTGAAGCTCAAACTATCGGATAGCTCTTCCATGACAATGGAAGAATTCAAAGAAGTTGAAAGAAGGTTCCTTGATGGAGAGTTCCCTTATGAAATAATGGAACAATTCAAAGATATGCTGGATTACTTCGGCCAGGCACCCATAATTATCAGATCAAGCAGTTTGCAGGAAGACAGTTATGGAAATGCTTTTGCCGGTAAATACAGGAGTGAGTTCTGTGCCAATCAGGGAAGTCCTGATGAAAGACTTAAAGTATTTATCAATGCAGTAAAGCTGGTCTATGCAAGTTCCCTTAATCCTGATGCTCTATCATATCGAAGAAGCAGGGGACTTCAATATGAAGATGAACAGATGGCAATACTGGTACAGAGGGTATCCGGAACACCCTATAAAGAATATTTTTTTCCACCTCTTGCAGGAGTCACCTTTTCAAAGAACCTGTTTACATGGACAAAACGCATAGACCCGGACAAAGGTGTTGTCAGGCTTGTATTCGGTCTTGGAACACGAGCTGTTGACCGGGTGGGAAGAGATTATCCCAGAATGATAGCTGTAAGTCATCCAACACTGAGACCAGAGACAGGTATGAAAATAATGAAATATTCGCAGTGGGATGTGGATGCTATCGACCTGGAAAAAAATAAGCTCATAACTATTCCCTTCCACAAACTTGTAGAAAAGTGTGACTACCCAAACCTTAAGATGTTCATCTCTCTCATGCGTGATGGTTATATTGAAGACCCTTCCACAGGAAAGATCAGTTGTTCTTCAGAGCAGATGGTGCTCACATTCAATAATCTAATTAAAAAAACAAGTTTTGTGAGAAATATAGCAAACATTCTCGAAACTGTCGAAAGCGTATATGAACAGCCTGTTGATATAGAATTTACGGCATCAATTGAAGGTAGCAAAGATATAAGGATCAATATTGTCCAGTGCAGACCTATGACAATACCAGGTATCACCAGCCATATAAGTATTCCGGAAAATGTACCTCAGGAAGATATACTGTTCAGATCCTCAATGGTAATAAATGCAGGAGAGGTAGAGAATATTGGATATATTCTGTACATTGATCCTGAATCATATGAGGAACTGAATAATCTGGACATCAAGAGATCAATAGGCCGGGTCGTTGGCCGCATCAACAAAAAATTGAATGAAATTGGTGCAACGTTCATATTGATGGGACCCGGTCGATGGGGAAGCAGCAATATAGAGCTTGGCGTTAACGCAACCTACAGTGAGATAGATAATACTTCAGTACTGGTAGAAATAGCAAGAGAAAAAGCAGGACATACTCCAGAGGTATCCTATGGAACACACTTTTTCCAGGATCTGGTTGAAAATGAGATCATATATACACCAGTTTATCCCGACAGGAAAGATTCGAATTTTAACTATCAATTCTTCCGCGAATCGAAAAACTATCTGCCAGATATCCTCCCAGATGACAGCGATTTTATAGATATGGTGAAATTAATAGACTTGAAAGCAGAATCTGGAGGAAATTATGCAGTTATGATAGCAGATCAGTATGAGCAAAGAGCAATGTGCTATTTGAAAAAAGTAGGGAGGGGTTCTTCCCTCAATCAACAAATTTGA
- a CDS encoding DUF128 domain-containing protein, which produces MTDPDIERKLIEIMRIISESDKPVGARNIADELNNRGYNIGERAVRYHLRILDERGFTKKHGYAGRTITERGKEELNEALIADRLGFVINRIDELIYLTDYDLNEKKGNVIVNISHIDKNDIDASIEIMKYAADSDIGISPKIRIFEEDSDSNITVPPGSVAVATLCSITFDGLLLKGGIPVEPYYGGTLQIKDRDPVKFLDLISYNGTSIDPIKIFMSRRSTSVLNIMDTGEGTMLANVRYIPTSAREKADEILKKAGLSDMAGTITIGGSGEELFGAPADIGKSGIPIFVGVNTIAAVQEAGIKVNTYPISTILDYSTMYKL; this is translated from the coding sequence ATGACCGACCCTGATATCGAAAGAAAGCTTATTGAAATAATGCGTATCATCAGTGAAAGTGATAAGCCTGTAGGTGCAAGGAACATAGCTGACGAATTAAACAACAGAGGATACAATATCGGGGAAAGGGCCGTTAGATATCATCTAAGAATACTGGATGAGAGAGGATTTACAAAAAAACACGGGTATGCTGGCCGGACAATAACTGAAAGAGGAAAAGAAGAGCTTAATGAAGCTCTTATCGCTGACAGGCTGGGTTTTGTAATAAATCGGATAGATGAGCTGATATATCTTACAGATTATGATCTTAATGAAAAGAAAGGAAATGTAATTGTAAATATTTCCCATATTGATAAAAATGATATAGATGCCTCTATTGAAATAATGAAATATGCCGCCGATTCTGATATTGGGATCAGCCCAAAGATCAGGATATTTGAAGAAGATTCAGATTCAAATATTACAGTTCCACCTGGAAGTGTTGCTGTGGCAACACTGTGCAGTATAACTTTTGATGGATTGCTCCTTAAGGGAGGAATCCCTGTAGAACCCTATTATGGTGGTACTCTTCAAATAAAAGACAGAGATCCAGTTAAGTTCCTTGATCTAATCTCATATAATGGAACTTCCATTGATCCAATTAAAATATTCATGAGCAGAAGATCAACATCGGTTTTGAATATAATGGATACTGGAGAGGGGACAATGCTTGCAAATGTAAGATATATTCCTACTTCTGCCAGAGAAAAAGCAGATGAAATTCTCAAAAAAGCGGGTCTTTCAGATATGGCCGGTACAATAACAATTGGCGGATCAGGAGAAGAGCTTTTCGGAGCCCCTGCTGATATTGGAAAATCCGGAATTCCTATTTTCGTAGGTGTCAATACAATAGCTGCAGTTCAGGAAGCAGGTATAAAAGTCAACACATATCCGATATCTACCATACTTGACTACAGTACCATGTACAAACTTTAA
- a CDS encoding ABC1 kinase family protein: protein MIPGIQRKYSMVRRYREIIDTLIKYEFGHIVERLGIKKPVLFKSKLKSGYRHKERNLSSPERARKVLEELGPTFIKFGQILSTRRDLIPPRYIQELEKLQDSVPPFSFDIVQNIIRDELGADIDHLFSNFEKNPIAAASIGQVHSAKLHDGSDVVVKVQRPDIKKRIESDLDILYSIAGFIEEYIEESRMYRPKEIVDQLARTISAELDYTQEARNISIFSNNFKHDPHIYIPEVYEEYSTRRVLTIERIKGIKGNDYAKIEKMDIDVNKIATYGAEAFMKQIFEDGFFHADMHPGNIFIINDEKIALIDFGMVGYISEDMRYALIDALFLITNREISQFIEVMRDFGIISGDVDSPALKADLEFLMYKYYGRSLKQVNMPDMIHQVFAILRKHRARIPPNISLLLKGVVTISGLGTRLVPDFNVTVIAEPYAKKVMRERVRPDKIARGAFTDLMNFIRMLHKFPTQASHILSSAEKGNFLIKLELHWLQQLVEQINTASNRLAFSLILSSIIIGSSLIIQTGIEPHLWGLPVLGLIGFLTAGILGLILVIYILRSGNI from the coding sequence ATGATACCTGGCATACAGCGCAAATACTCGATGGTTAGAAGATACAGAGAAATCATCGATACTCTGATAAAATACGAATTTGGACATATTGTTGAAAGACTTGGGATCAAAAAGCCGGTATTGTTCAAATCAAAGCTCAAATCCGGTTACCGGCACAAAGAAAGAAATCTTAGTAGTCCGGAAAGAGCAAGAAAAGTACTGGAAGAGCTGGGACCAACTTTTATAAAATTTGGACAGATCCTTAGTACAAGAAGAGACCTGATACCTCCCAGGTATATACAGGAACTCGAAAAGCTTCAGGATTCTGTACCACCTTTTAGTTTCGATATTGTTCAGAATATCATAAGGGATGAACTTGGAGCAGATATAGATCATTTATTCAGCAATTTTGAAAAAAATCCAATTGCTGCTGCATCTATAGGACAGGTTCACAGTGCGAAGCTCCATGATGGATCCGATGTTGTGGTCAAGGTACAGAGACCAGATATAAAAAAACGTATAGAAAGCGATCTTGATATACTTTACAGTATTGCCGGATTTATTGAGGAGTATATAGAAGAATCAAGGATGTACAGGCCAAAGGAAATTGTTGATCAGCTTGCCCGTACAATAAGTGCAGAACTGGATTATACACAGGAAGCACGCAATATAAGCATTTTTTCAAACAATTTCAAACATGATCCGCATATTTACATACCTGAAGTATATGAAGAATATAGCACCAGACGTGTATTAACAATTGAACGCATCAAGGGTATTAAAGGCAATGATTATGCTAAGATCGAAAAGATGGATATTGATGTAAATAAAATTGCAACCTATGGTGCAGAAGCATTCATGAAGCAGATATTTGAAGACGGTTTCTTTCATGCAGATATGCATCCTGGAAATATATTCATCATCAATGATGAAAAAATAGCTCTGATTGATTTTGGAATGGTGGGATATATTTCAGAAGATATGAGGTATGCTTTAATAGATGCACTTTTCCTTATAACGAACCGGGAAATATCTCAATTCATTGAAGTGATGAGGGATTTTGGAATTATTTCTGGAGATGTCGATTCTCCGGCACTTAAGGCTGACCTGGAATTTCTGATGTACAAATATTACGGAAGATCCCTGAAACAGGTTAATATGCCTGATATGATACACCAAGTATTTGCAATCCTTAGAAAACACCGTGCCAGGATTCCTCCAAATATATCTCTCCTTTTAAAAGGAGTAGTAACAATATCCGGGCTTGGAACCAGGCTTGTGCCTGATTTTAATGTAACGGTCATTGCTGAACCCTATGCAAAAAAAGTAATGCGTGAAAGAGTACGCCCTGACAAGATAGCAAGAGGCGCATTTACAGATCTTATGAACTTTATCCGCATGCTACATAAATTTCCCACACAGGCATCACATATATTATCATCTGCAGAAAAAGGAAATTTTCTGATTAAACTTGAATTACACTGGCTGCAGCAACTGGTAGAACAGATCAACACTGCAAGCAACCGACTGGCTTTCAGCCTGATCCTCTCTTCAATTATAATAGGTTCATCCCTGATCATCCAGACAGGAATAGAACCACATCTTTGGGGACTTCCAGTACTTGGATTGATTGGATTTCTTACTGCAGGCATTCTTGGATTGATACTTGTGATATATATTTTAAGAAGTGGAAATATTTAA
- a CDS encoding uroporphyrinogen decarboxylase family protein, producing the protein MPAEDFAPINSEWLEKAGNLWTTPFVDKPSERVIVDPILLSHAATLFKKTPKYFWENPDEAARMVCQACELYDITPVGHYLWADYWGLDYGAEIKIQETSPPAITKYPIKTPEDIDNFEVKSPEELKEGPTFREHFKALDTVLEEYPQMFAPITQLAGPMEVATNWAGIEDVFMWMITEPELIDKLVYKAADHMVNACKVTAEKYGANVMITGSVVASGDLLEREQIKRFSYKPECKAVKDVIKAGAGPGVYYHLCGNHTNSFDMWKNAPMTPFTVVQIGNDGKNVFPAGKLVEHFGDRCTCFGVVDTKLIDRGTPRQVYDQTAEQLQAGKDSPRGFIIGGSCECPTFAPPANVHAMVKAAKDYGKYEKF; encoded by the coding sequence ATGCCAGCAGAGGATTTTGCTCCAATAAACTCAGAATGGTTAGAAAAAGCAGGTAACTTATGGACAACACCTTTTGTGGACAAGCCATCAGAAAGGGTTATTGTAGATCCTATTCTCTTGTCCCATGCAGCTACCTTGTTCAAAAAGACTCCCAAATATTTCTGGGAGAACCCGGATGAAGCAGCAAGAATGGTTTGTCAGGCATGTGAACTGTATGATATTACTCCAGTAGGTCACTATCTATGGGCTGATTACTGGGGTCTGGATTACGGTGCTGAAATAAAGATCCAGGAAACATCTCCACCTGCAATTACAAAATATCCAATAAAAACTCCTGAAGATATTGACAATTTTGAAGTCAAGAGTCCAGAGGAACTTAAGGAAGGTCCGACATTCAGAGAACACTTCAAGGCACTGGATACTGTTCTGGAGGAATATCCACAGATGTTTGCTCCGATCACTCAGCTGGCTGGACCCATGGAAGTGGCAACAAACTGGGCCGGCATTGAAGATGTATTCATGTGGATGATAACAGAGCCGGAACTTATCGATAAGCTAGTTTACAAAGCAGCTGATCATATGGTCAACGCATGTAAGGTTACAGCCGAAAAGTACGGGGCTAATGTAATGATCACAGGTTCAGTTGTAGCCAGTGGAGATCTGCTTGAGAGAGAACAGATCAAAAGATTCAGTTACAAACCAGAATGCAAAGCAGTAAAAGATGTGATCAAAGCTGGTGCTGGTCCTGGTGTATACTATCACCTTTGTGGTAACCATACCAACAGTTTTGATATGTGGAAGAACGCACCAATGACACCATTTACTGTGGTACAGATTGGTAATGATGGAAAGAATGTTTTCCCTGCAGGTAAACTGGTAGAACACTTTGGAGACCGGTGTACCTGTTTTGGAGTTGTTGATACCAAACTGATCGACCGTGGAACACCAAGACAGGTCTATGACCAAACAGCAGAACAACTTCAGGCAGGCAAGGACAGTCCAAGAGGATTCATTATAGGAGGATCATGTGAATGTCCAACTTTTGCTCCACCTGCAAATGTACACGCAATGGTTAAGGCCGCAAAGGATTACGGAAAATATGAAAAATTCTGA